A genomic stretch from Deltaproteobacteria bacterium HGW-Deltaproteobacteria-2 includes:
- a CDS encoding PaaI family thioesterase encodes MGITLDELKEGYARFRMPVRPEYLQGAKAMQGGLIVALADETIAHAMMTQLSPEEGLTTIELKSNFLAGVSDGELIAAATVFKKGQSLVIGDCLVTDNNDKNVCRVSATFLLLRKNLK; translated from the coding sequence ATGGGAATAACGTTGGATGAGTTAAAAGAAGGTTACGCCCGGTTTCGAATGCCGGTGCGTCCTGAATATTTACAGGGGGCTAAAGCAATGCAAGGTGGGCTTATTGTTGCTTTGGCCGACGAAACAATTGCTCATGCAATGATGACTCAATTAAGTCCCGAAGAAGGTTTGACCACGATTGAATTAAAGAGTAATTTTCTGGCTGGTGTCAGTGACGGAGAACTTATTGCCGCTGCCACTGTTTTTAAAAAAGGTCAAAGTCTGGTTATCGGAGATTGCTTAGTTACCGATAATAATGATAAAAATGTCTGCCGAGTTTCGGCAACCTTCTTGCTTCTGAGAAAAAATCTGAAATAA